In Pseudomonas fakonensis, one DNA window encodes the following:
- the tagH gene encoding type VI secretion system-associated FHA domain protein TagH yields MALCLTITSYHKITPGQCPEKLLETGAITVGRAADNDWVLPDPERLVSSKHCVIQFKDGRYYLTDNSTNGVELLNAGIRLRRGNSEPLMDGEVIRIGEYEIQARIDAGHAITTGGQPDGNSFEALMANQVAAPAIPAAPISGAPAAFLQGASSHDTLPDLFDFLGPASVPPASQPDHVPAQQHDFRPPTPVAPPAPVAPPAAPGVIPADWDLLDSTPAPAPIAPPVPMPEPVRAAEPVAAPAPIPAPAPAPAPAASSDALLQAFLRGAGIDHLRIDAQDAAAQMEAIGRSYRLMVEGLIDVLRARSSLKGEFRMQQTSIAPVQNNPLKFAPNAEEALLLLLRPGNQAFMPPDQALRDSFDDLRAHQLAVMAGVEAAIKHLLTRFEPARLEQRLAPAAGLAKLFGGSRQAHCWQQFTELYGQISREAEDDFQDLFGREFSRAYEAHGSRLQRN; encoded by the coding sequence ATGGCACTTTGCCTAACTATCACCAGTTACCACAAGATCACGCCCGGGCAATGCCCGGAGAAGTTGCTGGAAACCGGTGCCATCACTGTTGGCCGTGCCGCGGATAATGACTGGGTACTTCCCGACCCAGAGCGCCTGGTGTCGTCGAAACATTGTGTGATCCAGTTCAAAGATGGGCGTTACTACCTCACCGATAACAGTACCAACGGTGTGGAATTGCTCAATGCCGGTATTCGCCTGCGCCGGGGTAACAGCGAGCCGTTGATGGACGGCGAAGTTATCCGTATTGGCGAGTATGAAATCCAGGCGCGCATCGACGCCGGCCACGCCATTACCACCGGCGGCCAGCCCGATGGCAACAGCTTCGAAGCGCTGATGGCCAACCAGGTGGCTGCACCGGCCATCCCCGCTGCACCCATTTCCGGCGCGCCCGCGGCCTTTTTGCAAGGGGCGTCGAGCCACGACACCCTGCCCGACCTGTTCGATTTTCTCGGCCCGGCCAGTGTGCCGCCGGCCAGCCAGCCGGACCACGTGCCGGCCCAGCAGCATGATTTTCGCCCGCCCACCCCGGTGGCGCCGCCAGCACCCGTGGCGCCGCCTGCCGCGCCGGGCGTGATCCCGGCGGACTGGGACCTGCTCGACAGCACGCCGGCGCCCGCACCCATTGCGCCGCCAGTGCCGATGCCGGAGCCGGTGCGCGCCGCCGAACCAGTTGCCGCCCCTGCGCCGATTCCAGCCCCGGCGCCAGCACCTGCCCCGGCGGCCAGCAGCGACGCTTTGCTGCAAGCCTTCCTGCGCGGCGCCGGTATCGATCACTTGCGTATCGACGCCCAGGACGCCGCCGCGCAGATGGAGGCCATCGGCCGCAGCTACCGCTTGATGGTCGAGGGCCTGATCGACGTATTGCGCGCGCGCAGCAGCCTGAAGGGCGAGTTCCGCATGCAGCAGACCAGCATCGCCCCGGTACAGAACAACCCGCTCAAGTTCGCCCCCAATGCCGAAGAGGCGCTGCTGTTGCTGCTGCGCCCCGGCAACCAGGCGTTCATGCCCCCCGACCAGGCGCTGCGCGACAGTTTCGACGACCTGCGCGCCCACCAGCTGGCGGTGATGGCCGGCGTGGAGGCGGCCATCAAGCACCTGCTGACGCGCTTCGAACCGGCCCGCCTGGAGCAGCGCCTGGCCCCGGCCGCGGGGCTGGCCAAGCTGTTCGGCGGTTCGCGCCAGGCCCATTGCTGGCAGCAGTTCACCGAGCTTTACGGGCAGATTTCCCGCGAGGCCGAGGACGACTTCCAGGACCTGTTCGGCCGCGAATTCAGCCGTGCCTACGAGGCCCACGGCAGCCGCCTGCAACGCAACTGA
- the tssB gene encoding type VI secretion system contractile sheath small subunit, whose amino-acid sequence MAKDSSQKFIARNRAPRVQIEYDVELYGAEKKVQLPFVMGVLSDLAGKPAEPLPAVADRKFLEIDVDNFDSRLKAMKPRVAFNVPNELTGEGNLSLDITFESMDDFSPAAVARKVDALNQLLEARTQLANLLTYMDGKTGAEDIILKAIKDPALLQALASAPKPADSEPSA is encoded by the coding sequence GTGGCGAAAGACAGCTCCCAGAAATTCATCGCGCGCAACCGCGCGCCGCGCGTGCAGATCGAGTACGACGTCGAACTGTACGGCGCCGAGAAGAAGGTCCAGTTGCCGTTCGTCATGGGCGTGCTGTCGGACCTCGCCGGCAAGCCGGCCGAGCCGCTGCCGGCGGTGGCCGACCGCAAGTTCCTGGAAATCGACGTCGACAACTTCGACTCGCGCCTGAAAGCCATGAAGCCGCGGGTGGCGTTCAACGTGCCCAACGAGCTGACCGGTGAAGGCAACCTGAGCCTGGACATCACCTTCGAGAGCATGGACGACTTCAGCCCGGCCGCCGTAGCGCGCAAGGTCGATGCCCTGAACCAGCTGCTCGAGGCCCGCACCCAGCTGGCCAACCTGCTGACCTACATGGACGGCAAGACCGGCGCCGAGGACATCATCCTCAAGGCCATCAAGGACCCGGCCCTGCTGCAGGCCCTGGCCAGCGCCCCGAAACCCGCCGATTCCGAGCCGAGCGCCTGA
- the tssA gene encoding type VI secretion system protein TssA, with protein sequence MNSPQLLAAVSADFPCGEDLEYDADFLQLERDAQGRPERVMGDAVQPAEPPQWRDIEQACTGLLQRSKDLRITHFLVQSNLALHGLPGLAASLELIRDLLGEYWLYLHPQLDAADDNDPTVRVNALAGLVCDTNIALLRDAVLVRSRAFGPVSLRAALHAAGVQHFASEQLSAEELAAALRDADPEQLQQCLHALQVAREALDAIEHRVNDQVGSASGVDLSALRQPLRQVQQVLADYSPEGAAPLGSDDQATADSANDDSAQAPAAAAPRPAARPGEVNSREDVLQSLERLLQYYARHEPSSPLPVLLRRAKNLVNADFATIVRDLIPDGMSQFENLRGPDGDY encoded by the coding sequence GTGAACTCGCCGCAGTTGCTCGCCGCAGTTTCCGCCGACTTCCCCTGCGGCGAAGACCTCGAATACGACGCCGATTTTCTGCAACTGGAGCGTGATGCCCAGGGCCGCCCCGAGCGCGTGATGGGCGATGCCGTGCAACCGGCCGAGCCACCCCAGTGGCGCGATATCGAACAGGCGTGCACCGGCCTGCTGCAGCGCAGCAAGGATTTGCGCATCACCCACTTCCTGGTGCAGTCGAACCTGGCCTTGCATGGCCTGCCGGGCCTGGCGGCGAGCCTCGAGCTGATCCGCGACCTGCTGGGCGAGTACTGGCTGTACCTGCACCCGCAACTGGACGCTGCCGACGACAACGACCCCACGGTGCGGGTCAACGCCCTGGCAGGCCTTGTCTGCGACACCAACATCGCCCTGCTGCGCGACGCCGTGCTGGTGCGTTCGCGCGCCTTCGGCCCGGTAAGCCTGCGCGCCGCCCTGCATGCCGCTGGCGTGCAGCACTTTGCCAGCGAGCAGCTGAGCGCCGAAGAACTCGCCGCCGCCCTGCGCGACGCCGACCCCGAGCAACTGCAGCAGTGCCTGCACGCCCTGCAAGTGGCCCGCGAAGCCCTGGACGCCATCGAGCACCGGGTCAACGACCAGGTCGGCTCGGCTAGCGGCGTCGACCTCTCGGCCCTGCGCCAGCCGCTGCGCCAGGTGCAGCAGGTGCTGGCCGACTACAGCCCGGAGGGTGCAGCGCCGCTGGGCAGCGATGACCAGGCGACGGCCGACAGCGCCAACGACGATAGCGCGCAAGCCCCCGCCGCCGCAGCGCCGCGCCCGGCCGCGCGCCCCGGCGAGGTGAACAGCCGCGAGGACGTGCTGCAAAGCCTCGAACGCCTGCTGCAGTACTACGCCCGCCACGAGCCCTCGAGCCCGCTGCCGGTGCTGCTGCGCCGGGCCAAGAACCTGGTCAACGCCGATTTCGCGACCATCGTGCGCGACCTGATCCCCGATGGCATGTCGCAATTCGAGAACCTGCGCGGCCCTGACGGCGACTACTGA
- the tssC gene encoding type VI secretion system contractile sheath large subunit produces MNDPLRETQAQQTATQDPSEFANLLLQEFKPKTERAKEAVESAVRTLAEQALAQTNLVSNDAIGSIEQIIAAIDQKLTAQVNQIIHHDDFQQLESAWRGLHYLVNNTESDEQLKIRVLNISKNDLHRTLKKFKGTAWDQSPVFKKLYEEEYGQFGGEPYGCLVGDYYFDQSPPDVELLGEMSKVCASMHAPFISAASPTVMGMGSWQELSNPRDLTKIFTTPEYAGWRSLRESEDSRYIGLTMPRFLARLPYGAKTDPVEAFAFEEDTDGADSSKYTWANAAYAMAVNINRSFKYYGWCSRIRGVESGGEVQGLPAHTFPTDDGGVDMKCPTEIAISDRREAELAKNGFMPLLHKKNTDFAAFIGAQSLQKPAEYDDPDATANANLAARLPYLFATCRFAHYLKCIVRDKIGSFKEKDEMQRWLQDWILNYVDGDPAHSTETTKAQHPLAAAEVVVEDVEGNPGYYNSRFYLRPHYQLEGLTVSLRLVSKLPSAKGA; encoded by the coding sequence ATGAACGACCCATTGCGCGAAACCCAGGCCCAGCAAACGGCCACCCAGGACCCAAGCGAGTTCGCAAACCTGCTGCTGCAGGAGTTCAAGCCCAAGACCGAACGCGCCAAGGAAGCTGTCGAGAGCGCCGTGCGCACCCTCGCCGAGCAGGCCCTGGCGCAGACCAACCTGGTGTCCAACGATGCCATCGGCTCGATCGAGCAGATCATCGCCGCCATCGACCAGAAGCTCACCGCCCAGGTGAACCAGATCATCCACCACGACGACTTCCAGCAGCTGGAAAGCGCCTGGCGTGGCCTGCACTACCTGGTCAACAACACCGAGAGCGACGAGCAGCTGAAAATTCGCGTGCTCAACATCTCGAAGAACGACCTGCACCGCACCCTGAAGAAGTTCAAGGGCACCGCCTGGGACCAGAGCCCGGTGTTCAAGAAGCTCTACGAAGAAGAATACGGCCAGTTCGGCGGCGAGCCTTACGGCTGCCTGGTGGGCGACTACTACTTCGACCAGTCGCCGCCCGACGTGGAGCTGCTGGGCGAGATGTCCAAGGTGTGCGCCTCGATGCACGCGCCGTTCATCAGCGCCGCGTCGCCGACGGTGATGGGCATGGGGTCGTGGCAGGAGCTGTCCAACCCGCGCGACCTGACCAAGATCTTCACCACCCCGGAATACGCCGGCTGGCGTTCGCTGCGTGAGTCGGAAGACTCGCGCTACATCGGCCTGACCATGCCGCGCTTTTTGGCCCGCCTGCCCTATGGCGCCAAGACCGACCCGGTGGAAGCCTTCGCCTTCGAAGAAGACACCGACGGTGCCGACAGCAGCAAATACACCTGGGCCAACGCCGCCTACGCCATGGCGGTGAACATCAACCGCTCGTTCAAGTACTACGGCTGGTGCTCGCGCATCCGCGGCGTGGAGTCGGGCGGCGAAGTGCAGGGCCTGCCGGCCCACACCTTCCCCACCGACGACGGCGGCGTGGACATGAAGTGCCCGACCGAAATCGCCATTTCCGACCGCCGCGAGGCGGAGCTGGCGAAGAACGGCTTCATGCCCCTGCTGCACAAGAAAAACACCGACTTTGCCGCCTTCATCGGCGCCCAGTCGTTGCAGAAGCCGGCCGAATACGACGACCCGGACGCCACCGCCAACGCCAACCTGGCTGCGCGCCTGCCGTACCTGTTCGCCACCTGCCGCTTCGCCCATTACCTGAAGTGCATCGTTCGCGACAAGATCGGCTCGTTCAAGGAAAAGGACGAGATGCAGCGCTGGCTGCAGGACTGGATCCTCAACTACGTCGACGGCGACCCGGCGCACTCCACCGAGACCACCAAGGCCCAGCACCCGCTGGCGGCCGCCGAAGTGGTGGTCGAGGACGTCGAAGGCAACCCGGGTTACTACAACTCGCGCTTCTACCTGCGCCCGCACTACCAGCTCGAAGGGCTGACCGTGTCGCTGCGCCTGGTGTCGAAGCTGCCTTCGGCCAAAGGGGCCTGA
- the tssJ gene encoding type VI secretion system lipoprotein TssJ, which translates to MNATRLIAALTLVLLGACSKDAPVEPAAADPASGITLYFSAAAGLNPGATGTPAPVRVRLYELKNSAAFARADYFALAERAQATLAADLIDQDEVLLQPGEQLRLERPLNPATRQLGLVVGYREIDQAQWRSVLPVPPRDYQISLDVRAVRSAVATPQPEPAR; encoded by the coding sequence ATGAACGCAACACGACTGATCGCCGCCCTGACCCTGGTGCTGCTTGGCGCCTGCAGCAAGGACGCGCCGGTCGAACCCGCCGCCGCAGACCCTGCCAGCGGCATCACCCTGTATTTCAGCGCCGCCGCCGGCCTGAACCCGGGCGCCACCGGCACCCCGGCGCCGGTACGGGTGCGCCTGTACGAGCTGAAAAACAGCGCAGCCTTTGCCCGCGCCGACTATTTCGCCCTGGCCGAACGGGCCCAGGCCACCCTGGCCGCCGACTTGATCGACCAGGACGAAGTACTGCTGCAGCCCGGCGAACAACTGCGCCTGGAGCGCCCGCTCAATCCGGCAACCCGCCAGCTCGGCCTGGTGGTCGGCTACCGCGAAATCGACCAGGCCCAGTGGCGCAGCGTGCTGCCGGTGCCGCCCCGTGATTATCAGATCAGCCTCGATGTGCGTGCCGTGCGCAGCGCCGTGGCCACCCCACAACCTGAGCCTGCCCGCTAG